From Verrucomicrobiota bacterium, the proteins below share one genomic window:
- a CDS encoding prolyl oligopeptidase family serine peptidase translates to MTISAADGDSHLWLEEIEGERALNWVREQNKTTLQELQSDPRYAVFEEEAIELLTSKERIPYGSIRDGWVYNFWQDEVHVRGLWRRAKLESYQTENPEWEVLIDFDELAEAEGRNWVFKGVSVKEIESGGGYVCLVRISDGGKDAVTVREFDIEKREFVEDGFFLPEAKQYTAWIDENHLMVATDFGPNTLTESGYPFVVKSWKRGTPLSEARELIRGQPQDVLVRPFGIEMDDGSVLACASEADTFFTSQDWWFPDGEEEAVQWPLPPKSSFGSHFRDWMFVTLEQDWQPEGQGETFVNGDLVAFRLSEFLETRELPPVHLVFRPNARQAVNWVSVAKGAALLSINDNVTTKILRLEPTEVEDGRVTWEMEELDLPENGRAGIAFARRTEPLVFLTYENFLTPDSLLLYDSGTNRIDTLKSLPEKFDPEGLVVEQRFAESKDGTEVPYFVVRRNDVAFDGSIPTLLNGYGGFAIPLLPGYRSTTGKLWLENGGAFVLANIRGGGEFGPAWHQAGLKTDRQRIYDDFIAVAEDLIDSGLTSPSHLGIIGGSNGGLLMGVMLNQRPDLWKAAVVQVPLLDMLRYHLLLAGASWVDEYGSPDDPEERSFLEGISPYHNFRPDEQEYPVPFFVTSTKDDRVHPGHARKMAKLFEDAELPFYYYENIDGGHSAAANQLERARRTALEFTYLAKLLFPEEQSSSD, encoded by the coding sequence ATGACTATATCTGCTGCAGACGGTGATTCTCATCTTTGGCTGGAAGAGATTGAGGGTGAGCGGGCCCTAAATTGGGTGCGGGAACAGAACAAAACAACCCTCCAGGAACTCCAATCGGACCCTCGCTACGCTGTTTTTGAGGAGGAAGCGATTGAGTTACTGACCTCCAAAGAACGCATTCCCTACGGCTCGATCCGGGATGGCTGGGTGTATAATTTCTGGCAGGATGAAGTTCATGTCCGTGGCCTTTGGAGACGCGCGAAACTCGAAAGTTACCAGACGGAGAACCCGGAATGGGAAGTGTTGATCGATTTTGATGAACTGGCGGAGGCGGAAGGTAGAAACTGGGTATTCAAAGGAGTAAGTGTAAAAGAGATCGAGAGCGGCGGGGGCTACGTGTGCCTCGTTCGTATTTCCGATGGAGGTAAAGACGCGGTTACCGTCAGGGAGTTCGATATCGAGAAGAGAGAGTTTGTCGAAGACGGCTTTTTTCTGCCCGAGGCCAAACAGTATACGGCATGGATTGACGAAAACCACTTGATGGTAGCAACCGATTTTGGTCCGAACACCTTGACCGAGTCCGGCTATCCTTTTGTCGTGAAGAGCTGGAAACGGGGAACGCCATTATCGGAAGCCCGTGAACTGATTCGTGGTCAACCTCAGGACGTATTGGTTCGTCCATTCGGTATCGAGATGGACGATGGGTCCGTTCTGGCCTGTGCCAGCGAGGCGGATACATTTTTCACGTCACAGGATTGGTGGTTTCCTGACGGCGAAGAGGAGGCGGTGCAGTGGCCTCTGCCGCCGAAGTCGAGTTTCGGCTCTCACTTCCGTGACTGGATGTTTGTAACTCTCGAGCAGGACTGGCAACCGGAGGGGCAGGGGGAAACGTTTGTAAACGGTGATCTGGTTGCCTTCCGATTGAGCGAGTTTTTGGAAACGCGAGAACTGCCTCCGGTTCATTTGGTCTTTCGCCCCAACGCTCGTCAGGCAGTGAATTGGGTGTCGGTTGCGAAAGGGGCCGCGTTGCTATCGATCAATGACAATGTGACTACGAAGATTCTTCGTCTTGAACCAACCGAGGTGGAGGACGGACGAGTCACTTGGGAAATGGAGGAACTGGATCTTCCTGAAAATGGTCGTGCCGGAATCGCTTTTGCCCGTCGCACAGAGCCACTGGTTTTTCTCACTTACGAGAATTTCCTGACTCCCGACTCGCTCCTTCTTTACGATTCGGGAACTAACCGAATAGATACGCTCAAGAGCTTGCCCGAAAAGTTCGATCCAGAAGGATTAGTGGTCGAACAGCGGTTTGCAGAATCGAAAGACGGCACGGAAGTTCCTTATTTTGTCGTTCGGCGCAACGATGTCGCTTTCGACGGTTCTATTCCAACTCTGCTCAATGGCTATGGAGGGTTTGCGATTCCATTGCTGCCCGGTTACCGGAGCACCACGGGCAAGCTTTGGCTCGAAAATGGCGGAGCTTTCGTCTTGGCCAATATCCGTGGTGGCGGGGAGTTTGGTCCGGCTTGGCATCAGGCGGGATTGAAGACCGATCGACAACGGATCTACGACGATTTCATCGCCGTCGCCGAAGACTTGATCGACAGTGGATTGACCAGCCCGAGTCATCTCGGAATTATAGGAGGATCCAATGGGGGTCTTCTCATGGGAGTCATGCTCAATCAGCGTCCGGATTTATGGAAAGCGGCTGTCGTTCAAGTGCCCTTGCTCGATATGTTGCGCTATCACCTGCTCCTCGCAGGTGCGTCATGGGTGGATGAATACGGCTCCCCGGACGACCCGGAGGAGCGATCGTTTTTGGAAGGGATTTCCCCCTATCACAACTTTCGTCCGGATGAACAGGAATACCCGGTCCCGTTCTTCGTGACCTCTACCAAGGACGACCGGGTTCACCCGGGGCATGCACGAAAGATGGCAAAGCTCTTCGAGGACGCGGAGTTACCCTTCTACTACTACGAAAACATTGATGGCGGGCATTCTGCCGCTGCGAACCAATTGGAACGAGCGAGGCGAACCGCTTTGGAGTTTACTTATTTGGCGAAATTACTCTTCCCGGAAGAGCAGTCGTCTTCTGACTGA